Genomic segment of Novipirellula galeiformis:
CTAAACTTAAGGAGATGTGGGATTTTTACAAAGCCTCGATCATCACTTATCAGGGCGAGGAATTGGCATCAAAGAGTGATCCGCAATCGGAAAAGGACGCTCTAACCTTGCTGGACAAAGCGGCTGATGTGATGGTGCAAGCGAGTAAGCGGAAGACGCTACTGGCTGCGTTCGCCAAGGATCCGCTGTATTCCGGCAGCGCAGATTACATCACACGATATCCTGCCACCAACGGCGGCAACTGGGGGCCATCCTTGCTATGGCGTGTTTTGCCATGGGTGGAAAAGAGCGCGTCAGTGAAAGCGAGTATGGAGAAACTGGCCGCCAGCACCGATCCCGCAGTGAGTGAACCAGCACAGCTGATCCTTCATACGGTGAACGGCAAATCCGTTTTGGTTTCGAAGAATCCTTCTTTCGAAGAAGGCACAGCCGGCTGGACAACTTGGGATAAATCTGACGAATCAACCACGTATCACAAGGGCATCTGGAAAGCGACTCCAGATCAGGCTCACAGCGGAAAGCAGAGCTTCATGATTAAAGGATTGGGACGCGGCGCTGCGATTCAAGACATCGCCTACGAACCCGGTACTTATTACGCGCAGGTCTATTGTTATGTGCCCGAAGGCTCCAAGCCAGGCACTGCCAGCGTGGTTTTGAGCGTCGCAGGAAATAGTAAAATGATTCTTCCATCGACGCTCATCACACTGAAGCCAGGAACGTGGAGCAACAGCGTCGTTCCGTTCACGCTGACCGAGGACAAAACGGGCAAAGCCACTGCCGTGCGGATGTTGATGCTGCTTGATGGTTTTGGTCCAGATGGTGAACTTTATGTGGACGATGCCGGAATTTATAAGATCGACAATAAATAGATATTGTCGCGGGCCGTCCCCAGTGCATTGACGCGATGCAATTCAACCTGATTGCATCGCACCCATGGTAGAAGGACTCACTTTTGTAGGTCCATCACGGCTCAGTGTGGGTGTAAATCAAGTCCACCGCAGTAGAAAAGATCGCTGTCTTGCAGTTCTCTTTGTTGCGGTAACCGCCCCCTCGCCGCTTGACGGACTGGATCTTTCGATTGATTCCCTCGGCCACTGCGTTCGTGATCCCATGGGTGCATGTAGCTCACCGCGTTGGCTAATCGCATCTTTCTCGTCCGCATGTTTAGGTCAAGGCATTTCACCGCCCTAAGCAGTTACGCAGGAATGATTGGGTGAAATCCCATTAGCCGCTTGGGCGTTAGCCCCGCTTGAACCGCTTGAACCGTGGCTAACGCCAAAACGGCTAATCTACCGAAAGACTCCTGCACACCTGCTAACAGTCGCCTCATGGCCGCAAAAGAGGCCTGCCACCTTTCCTTCACCGCATGTCGCAGGTTGCTGTTTTGGCTTCTGCTTAGGAGGTGGTTTCCTGGTTACTTTCGTGCGGATAGCCATCGCGTGTCGTCTTAAATAGTAGCGAGCTATCGAAACTTCGGAATAGACACGCAAACTGGCATTGGGTTCGGCTTGCCAACACAAAGGTAGCCGTAACTGGGCGGCGACGAAACGCTGTCTATTTCAAAACCGCCCGGCTTTACCGCTCCTGTTCACGGCACGGTTCTGTTGCTCGTTTCAGCCTCAACGCTCCATCGCACCTTTTCCCGCAAGAATCTTATCACGGAATTTGGCGATGCGTGAAATCCGTGTCGCTGGCTTCTTAGCTGAATTCAGGTTTATCACGTAGCTTTTTTGGCGGCCGGGAGTAAGACAATAAAATGCTTCAGCAAGTTCGGGATCGGAGTCCAAAGCCTCTCGCAGTTCATCAGGCAGTTCGATTTTGCCTTGCTGTGTCGGGAGCTTGATGCCTGCTTCGGCATACCCCATCGCCTCTGTCAAACAGGACTCAATGACCAGCTTCATCTTCGCTACTTGGTTGTTCTCCGTAAAACGGATCATGTCGGGGTGCTGGGTATTCGGCCCCCGTTTTTCCAATACGCCATCGGGGTCTTTCATCAGAGCAGCGTTAAAGAAACTCAGACGGAAGTCGTTTCGAAGGGCTCCGATAATGACGATATTGCGATTGCCGTGCATGTAGCAGGGATGCCCCCATTTGACGGTCTCGACCAAATCCATTCCGAGGCAAATTTCGCGGAGTTTAGCGAGGCCACCGCTCCAATGGCGAGTTGAACAATCCGAAGTCGCAAACCGTTCGCAGCGGCCGCAACCCTTCGAAAAGTATTCTTCAATATCACTAATCATGCTGGTGCTAAATCTCGGGAACCAAGAACGGTGTCAGGATACTTTTCTCGGTACCGGGACTTGTTTCTTGGGTCTTCCGCGGAGGCGGAGGGTGGACTGGAGGTCGAGGCGACGTGCGATCGATTCTACCCAAGTTGACTGTCCTAGGGGACTGCCTCGGCGAATCGACCAGCGAATTTGATCGAGCTGCCTTGTCGTCGGCGTCTTTGTGAAAGATTGTCCAGCGCCCATTGCCCCGATTCAAGGCATGGTAAATCGCGTCTTTCTCGTCCGCACGCTTAGGTCTAGGCATTTCACCGCCTTAACAGTCGCCTCATGGCCGCAAAAGAGTCCTGACAGGTTTCCTGTCACCTGATGAGGTGCGTTGGTTGGTGTGGCTGTTTTTATCTGGCTGGCCAGCGGGCATGCGCCGCAAGAGAAGCCGCTGACACAACCACTTTGCTGCTCGGACTGCGGTGGTCAGTTGCGAGTGGTCGAGGTGACGTACGATCCGATCGAGTGCTCAGACACCCGATCACTAGCCTACTTCGACAGCGGATGATGAAACCGACGAACCCACATCAACGACCTACCTCGCAAACGTTTCAGGGAAGACGTCGACTGAAGGTGCGCGCCGATCCGATCGAGGTCGCATCAAAAGCTTCTGTTAGTCCATTGCCAGCCATGCCAGATCGCACCCGAATGGTCTCAAAGTGCCTGAGTAATGCCTTTCAGGTTCATCGAACGGATCGACTCGGTAGCGATGACGATTGACTCGTCAAAGCAAAACTCAAGTAGTTGATCGAGAGACCGATCTCGCTTCCACGGGCTTCTTGAACAAAGCCCTTGAACATCGGCTCGTACCTCGCGATGTCAAAGGCTTACTGGTTCGCCGCATTTTGCCGTTAGTTCGAGGTGCCGCCAGATGACGATTCGCCACCAGATTGGTTTGGCGTGGATTGTTGCACCTGCTGCAAGGGTGGGATGCTCGCGCCTCGTTCCTCGGTCGGTACAACTTGCATGGACGGTACTGACGCGCCGTTTTCTATGCGGACCATTCGCGGTAC
This window contains:
- a CDS encoding YdeI/OmpD-associated family protein codes for the protein MISDIEEYFSKGCGRCERFATSDCSTRHWSGGLAKLREICLGMDLVETVKWGHPCYMHGNRNIVIIGALRNDFRLSFFNAALMKDPDGVLEKRGPNTQHPDMIRFTENNQVAKMKLVIESCLTEAMGYAEAGIKLPTQQGKIELPDELREALDSDPELAEAFYCLTPGRQKSYVINLNSAKKPATRISRIAKFRDKILAGKGAMER
- a CDS encoding transposase; translated protein: MAEGINRKIQSVKRRGGGYRNKENCKTAIFSTAVDLIYTHTEP